The window AGATCGAAGCCTTGAAACATGCTATGGGAATGGCGGAAGAAGGAACGTTTATCACGGCATTAAGTGATGTTATTTCCAATGCCATTGATCTGGTACAGGAATACCAGGCGAGAGAATTGTTGGAAGATGATAAAAACCTGTAGAAAGGAGTTTTAAAATAAAGAAAATGGCTGTACCGAAAAGTATAGCCATTTTTTATGGGTTTTCTAATGATTTTTTATAATCTCTCGCAGATTTTTCTGATTAAGCAGATTAATAATAAACATCTGCGGTATCTGCAAAATCAGTGTGAGCCAATATTTTTTGATATGAATCTATATCAGTAGAGCTATGTTTCAATAAGGTATTTTTGATGATTTAAATCTTCAGTAATAATCTAGCCTGTTGAAGTACTTCATCTTGATCTTTAGAAAATTCCAAAAAGTATTGAGTTTGCCAGTCCTGTGTTTTTTGAGCTTGTTTACTTTCTGTTTTATCCCAGGTTGGATAAACTCTTATTCCCCGTTTGCCTGTCTTTTTACCGTCAGATAAAATTCCTTTTTCTAATAAAATACGTTTAGGGAAAATAAATATTCCTGAAAGATTATCTTTAAAAGAAGCAACGAGATAAAAATCAACATTGTCAGTGATATCAAAAGGAGCCGTTTCTCCTTTTTTATTTCTTTTCCAGATGGTTACAAATTGTCCTGTTTTGGTGGGTGTTATTTTAGAAATCCGGAACTTGATGTTCCAACTATTGACCACACAGTTAAAACCTGAATATTCCCTGCATTCTAAGTCTTCTTCAATGTTTGAACAACTTAATCCAAGTGGTTGAAATAGCTGATCTTCAATGGTTTTTAAATTCAAGAGTTAATGTTTAAAGTTCAATGTTTTAAGGGTTAAAGTGGGTTACCCAACCCATAATAGTTCGCTTGAATAACCACCTATTCAATAGGGGATGGCCATATTCCCCTCCGCTGGAGGGGTGGCAAAAATTCAAAGAATTTTTGACGGGTGGTTTATGTTTTATTCAATTTTCCTCATTTATCCTTCTCCAAAAAAAGCATTTGAACTTCCGATCCAGATGGCATCTTTTTTATTGAAATCAACATTTACCATCGCGGCTTTAGTCATTCTTCCAAGATTTTCCAATAGAATAGGGCGTTCGTCATTTTCCCGCCAAATATACAACAAACGGATCTCTGCTTTTGAAAATTCTCCGTTGATATCTTCAAAAATTGGTTCATAGTACACTTTTCTCTGCAGAATATAGTTTTCTTTATCCGGAATGGTATCTGTAATTTCCTTCGTAGGATTTAAATTAACACCACTTCCTGCGAATGAAAATAAAGGTTTCAATACAAAGTCTTCAAGGTTTTCATTTTCCGGAAAATTATGTAAGAAATAGCTCTTCGGAACAAACTGGTGTTTTAATAATGGTAAAAGGAATTTTGAGATTTTAAAGAACCAGTTTGGATGGGTGATCCATTTGACATCCACCTCTTCACGGAAATCAAACTCACTGGTAAGATCTGGAATATTGTCCAGTTCATCAAATATAACACGGTTGTAAATTCTCTTGATTTCTACCAGAGTTCCATTGTTTTCATAATACAGTTTTTTACCTTCTTTCTTAATTTTGGTAAGGCATACTGTTTTTATTCCTAATAACTTCTCTGTTAAAGCAAAATCAATAGCCGTTTTTTGTTTTTCAGGAAAGATTTCAAGAAGGATTACATTTTCAGGGTTTTCATCACCAACAATCAGTTCCTTCAAATATTTTTTAAAGGTTTCATGAGGCATAGGATTTCTGATTTCCGAAAGAAAAGGGTAAACTTCACAAAAAGTTTCTTCATACACTTTCTGAAAAGCATATAAAGAGGGAAACGCCTGAAGTTCTATCAGCTGAGGTTCTATTGCTCCGTTTTCGCTTTTGCAGACTCCAAAATCTATCGTGAAAAAGTGAGGCTGATCTGTATCATTGGGAACTCTGCAGTTATCAGGAACGGCTTTCTGAAGAAGTTCTGCAGGCATTGCCTTAATCTGGCTGATAATACTTTCGCTGGCATCAATAAGCTTGCTTTCAAATTCTTTAGTCAGGAAAATAGGGCTTTCTGAAACCCTGAAAGTAGGTGCTGTACCTCCTTTTTCTGCCAGTATATTTTTTAATTGATTGTATTTTTCATCCGAAAACTCCTGATTATACTGTTTTCTGTATTTTGGAATCATATTTTTTTTCTTTGTGATGTTAAAAAAATCGAACATTTCTGCCCGATTGTTATAGGTAACTGGAAGAGAGAAGCTGGGCGAGGGACGGTTTCAGGTCTGAAAATCTATAGTATTAATTCTAAAATAAAAAAGATTTTCAGTAGCCTTAACCGATAATAACTTCCGGCATCCTTCTTCCAGCCTTTTAAACCAAAGATTCAGCTTCTTTCAAAATGTTTTTTTTTGCAAACTGAAGGAATCTCGGAAGGATCTGATGTCTGGTCAGAATGATTTTATCTTCATCGTCTATTCTGTCGATAGTTTCGAGATATTTCTCCATACCGAAATTTTCAATCATGGCTTCTCTGTTTTTTTCATCTTTCAGATTTTCGATCAGAGATTCAGGATTAGCTTCAGGGTGAAACTGTGTTCCGAATATCTCTTCCGAAAAACGAACTGCCATTACCGCTCTTTCCAGATTGATATGAGGACGGAACTTTTCAATCGCCATGATGGTCATTCCAAGTTCTTCAAAACGCTCATGATCCGGCTCGATAAACTGGTAAGCTCTGGAATCTACCGCATAAAAAGGATCCTGAAGATTTTTGAATAAAAACTCTTCTTTACCTTCGTCTGTTTTATGAACAGGCATTACTCCGAAAGAGTAAGATTTTCTTTTGCAGATATTACCCAGGTTCCAGTGAATACTTGCCAGCTGGAATGAGTGGCAGATAAGGAAAAGGTATTTTTTATCTTCATTATATTTATTATGCTCAAAAACAGAATCTAGAAAATGGGCAAATCTGTCTTCCCATGCAAAGCCTTCACGATGTGGGTTTCCCGGACCGCCTGAAGAAATGAAAATATCAAAGTCTCCAATCTCCGGCATTTCATCTTTAAACCTCACATCAAATGTCTTGATGACAACATTTTCTTCAGAGTTCTGCTGAAATGCTTCAGAAATTTCTTTAATGTTTCTAAAACCTTGATTCACATGATTGTTGTTCATGTCCAGCAGAGCAATTCGAATATCTTTCATTACATCATATTTTTTGTAAAGTTACCAAAAAAATTATGAAGCAGGTTCACCATGTGTTATGCCATACTCCGTTTCAGAGATCATATAATCAACGACTTTCGTGAGATCACCTGTTTCTTTAAAGATCTGAAGCTGCCTGTCTGCGCCGGTTCCGTTTTCAAGAATTTTCCAGGCATATTCCACTTCATGGCGGCATCCCAAATCGTCTACCACATCATCAATAAACTCTAAAAGTTCTTTCAATAAATGAGGATAAGGAACAGATTCTTCCTTTCCAAAATCGATCAGATGGGCTTCGATGCCGCTTTTAGAGGCACGCCATTTATTTTCGTTCAAAAGGAGTCTTCTGTAGCTTCTGAAGCTCAGATTTTGCTGGTGAAGTTTATAGATTTTAGCAACGAGACTCTGCATGATTGCAGCTAGACACACCGTTTCATCAATTCTCAGCGGCATATCACAGATTCTGAATTCAATTGTAGGGTAGAATGGATGTACCCGTAAATCCCACCAGATTTTCTTGGCATTGTCGATGGTTCCTGTTTTCACAAGAAGATCTACATAACTGTCGAATTCTGCCAGAGAATTAAAATAGCTCGGAATACCGGTTCTCGGGAATTTTACGAAGATTTCCTGTCTGTAAGATTTAAATCCCGTGTATCTCCCGATCCAGAATGGCGAATTGGTAGAAAGAGCATACACGTGAGGAAGAAAGTAACGCATTACATTCTGAATTCTTACGCCTTCTTCACGATTAGGAATTCCAATGTGGACGTGCAGTCCGAAAATAAGGTTTTCCCGGGCTACGTCTCCCATGTCATCTACGATTTTAATGTATCTTTCTCCTTGAGTGATATTGTTATCAGACCAATGCGAAAAAGGGTGAGTACCTCCTCCGGAAACACGAAGTCCCTGCTCATGAGCAATATTGATGAGATGACGTCTTAAATTCGTTAATTCTGCTCTGGCTTCCTGAATATTCTGGCAGATCCCTGTTTCCATTTCAATCATAGATTCATGCATTTCGTGTTTTAAATTTTCACTTAAAACCGCTTTGCCCCCTTCGATGATTTTTGAAACGTGAGAAACCAAATCTCTGCTTTCTACATCAATGATCTGATATTCTTCTTCAATTCCAATAGTAAACTGATGCATTTGTTTTGTGTTTTTTATTTCTTTTCAATGTTATTTTATGGAATCTTTCACAAAGGTTCCCCAAGTAATATTAGGTTTCCCTGGAACATATTCTTTAGCTTTTTCTACAGCCAGTTTTGCCGCGTGCTCTATAATCCATGCAAAATTTTCTTCTCCTACAGAATTTCGGTCTGCATCCGGAGCCGGGTTACAGAAATCAATGGCATAAGGAATACCGTCTCTTACAGCAAATTCTACTGTATTGAAATCATATCCCAACGCTTCATTCATGGTAATGGTATAATCATGAATGGTTTTTAGTAGCTTTTCAAGTTCTTCGCCTTGTGTCTGATGAGTTGTGGCGTATCTCAGGTGAGGGGCATTTCTGGGCTCATAAGGCATGATATGGACATATTTTCTGCCCAGGCAGTAAACTCTGTAATAATCATCAAAGATAATTTCTTCCTGTACCATCATTACAAGCTGTTCCGTTTCTCCCAGTTTGTTCCAAAGATCATCCGGATTTTCTACTCTGTACACATTTTTCCAGCCACCACCGTCGTGAGGCTTCATGTATGCCGGAAACCCTACATAATTAAAGATATATTCCCAGTCGTGCGGAAACTTCAGGTTTCTGAATGAAGTTTCAGAAGTATTGTCCGGTCTTTCATGTGACGGAAGCAGAACTGTCTTGGGAAGCGGAATTCCAAGTTTAGACATCAGGGCATTGTTGAAAAATTTCTCATCAGCACTCCACCAAAACGGATTGTTGATTACATAAGTGCCATTAAGTGCTGCATTTTTCAGGTAAGCTCTGTAAAAGGGAACATCCTGTGAAATTCTGTCGATGATTACCGCATAACCATAATCTGCACCCTGTTCTAATTTGTCGATGGTAACGGGTTCAGCTATGATGTCTCCACCTCCCAGTTCATTCACTTTATCTATAAATGCCCAGGGAAAGGTGTCTTCCATACCGAAAAGAATTCCTACTTTTTTTGTCATAATTTTTGTTTTTAAGATGGGTGTATATTTTTTCTATTTGTCTTTTTATTGTTTTTAAGAGAAAAATGCTCCTATGAAGGTTGGGAAAACCATTCTCCATAGCGGCCAGTCATGGCCTATCCATTTTCTTTCGTCGTACCAAAAGTCTATCCCTTTCAGTCTTAAAATTTCGGCCATTTCAACATTTTTATCTTTGCAGATATCCTGATCAGAAGTACTGAGTACAATATGCATGTGTTTGTATTTCCAGGCATCATCATTTCTTACAAATTCTCTGGGACAGTTGAAATATACCATTTCGTCAGAATAACCATCCATGAAATTTCTTATGCTGAATGCTCCGGAAAGGCAAAACAGGTGGGAAACCACATCAGGAAATCTGAAAGCAAAATTAGCAGCGTGATATCCTCCAAAACTTGCTCCGGCTACTGCTACGCGATGAGTTTTATGAAGTTTCTGAATATAGGGAACAAATTCCTTGATCAGAAACTGTACATATCTTTCATAGTTTCTTATTCTTTGCTGAGGAGATATTTTGTCATCATAAAAGCTCCAGCTGTCAATGGTCTGAACATTATAAAGCTTTACTTTTCCCTGTTCTATAAACCAGTTGATACTTCCGTTAAGATGAAAATCATGATTTTGGGTGTATTGTCCCTGGGAAGTAGGAAACATGATAATAGGGTGGCCGTAATGTCCGGTCACTTCTACCTGAAGACTTGTTCCCAATATATTTGAATAATACTCTGTATGTTCTATGTGAGGCATTTTTCCTTGTTTAATTTTAATATTGCACTTATATTAATTTGATAAATTCAATTCCTCCAAGCTGATCTTTTTCTAAAATATCCAGTACGATTGTTCCTGATTTCGGATGTTCGAGGATTATATTTTCTTTAAAGATCCATTTTGATCCAGGTTTGTTGGCGTGAGTTGAGTCAACGAACTGATAATATGCTTTGCTTTGCCATTTTCCCGGACTTATGTTTTCTAAATTACATTTTAGTTTGGAATCTTCTAGCAGATTATATATTATGAATTCAATAATATTTTGAATATCAATGTCACGTTTTATTTTTTAGGAACTCAACTTATTGCTTTTGGGAGGGAGAATATTCAGCATATCTGCATGAATCATTTCTGCTGCAGAGTCCAGTCTCTCCTGTACCACGGAGGCATCACCGGATTTGTAAACAATCCCGACGTGATAATCTATCGGAAGAAATTTTACAACTTCTTCACATTCAAAACTGCTGTAATCAGGTTCTTTATCTTTAATCAGAGCAACAATCAGCCCTGAATAATATCCTGTGGGTGGTGAAACACTGTAATCACTGCCTCTCAGAAGAGCATCTTCAATTTTAGCCCATTCTCTCCAGATATTGATGCCGCTTGATGCTTCTACCAGGTCCGGAATATGAGCACCACCAACCCTTGAGGAGGTTTCAAGGAAATACCATTTGCCATCTTCTTTTCCACGGATAAATTCTGTATGGGTAGCGCCATTGATCAATCCGAAATTGGAAAGTACTCTGGCATTGATTTCTTCCAGAGCTTTGAACTCTTCGGAATACCGGCCTAAAGTCTTGGACCGGAATACGCCGCCTTCATGGGAAACCTGCATAGGAGGAGCAAGGTATTTTGAAGCAGAAGTGAATACAATTTTTTTATTAAAAGTAAGGCTGTCCACATGGTAAACGTCTCCAGGTTTAAAACTTTCCAGTAAAAAAAGATGACGTTCTTCTCCCAGTGTTTCTAATGCCTCATAAAGCTGTTCTTTGGAGGTTATTTTCTTGATTCCTGATGCTGAAGCTTCAGAGCGGGGTTTCAGTACCCATGGCGCAGGAACGCGGTCTGTAAATTCATTGACTTCATTATCATTGAATACAGCTGTAAATTCAGGAACACTGATCTCTGAATCTTTTGCTTTTTGGCGCATAGCCAGTTTATCCCTGAAATATCGGTGTGTAGTCTGTCCCATTCCCGGAATGCGGAATGTTTCCCTGATTAATGCAGCTTTTTCTACGTCATAATCATCCAATGCCACTACAGCATCTACTTTTCTGGTTTTCATCAGGTGGGAAAATCCCTGAATCAGATGCTCCAGATTCCATACGGACGGTTTGAGTTCCGGCATATAAAATACCTCATCAATTGCGTGCCAGGGCCAGTTTTTTTCTTTAAGATTTTCTGAGGTTACTAAAATGATTTTATTGCCGAGATTCTTCATTTCGTCCATAAAATCGTAGCCTTTGTAATAGCACGAAATACACACAATAGTTTTCTTCTCCATATAATGTTTTTTAATGTTTAGTGAATTTTCAAAAATAAAAGCATTTGTTTATTATTTTATTAATACTAAAAAATGTAATATCGTGCGTTTTTGAAAATTCACTAATCAATTATACAGAGTTTTTTTGTAAAAAACTAATTTTTAGTGATAATTTTCAATTAAGTTCACGAGGAGTTGAACCCCGAAACCTGTTGCTGCTTTTTCTTTGGCATAGCCTACACTTCCGAAGGCTACTCCGGCAATATCCAAATGAGCCCATTTAGGGTGGTTTTCAATGAATTGCTCTAAGAATTTTGCTGCAATAATGCAGTCCCCAACAGGCTTCATAGAGATGTTTTTCATATCGGCTACATCAGACTGAATATCGTCTTTCCAGACGTCCCATAAAGGGAGATTCCATACTCTTTGATTGGTTTGATCTCCGGTTTTTATCAGATTATTTTTCAGCTCCTCATTATTGGAGAACATCGCGGCACAAGTGTCTCCAAACATACGTACAGAGCTTCCTGTTAAAGTAGCCAGATCAATAAGAAAATCTGTTTTGTAGTTTTTAGAAAGATAAGATAATCCGTCTGCAAGGATTAAACGGCCTTCGGCATCAGTATCAAGTACTTCAATGGTTTTTCCGTTGTAGGCTGTAATCACATCACTTGGAAGCAGCGCTTTTTCTGAAACAGCATTATCTGTAATAGGAAGAACAGCAATAATGTTCACAGGAAGTTGCATTTCTGCAGCATAAATTAAAGTTCCCAAAACAGCTGTAGCGCCTCCCATATCAGACTTCATATAATGCAGATTGGCAGAGCTTTTTATTGATATTCCTCCGGTATCAAACAACACACATTTTCCAACCAGTCCGAAAGTCTTGGCATTTTTAACCGTAGTTTTATATTCTAAAATAGTGAATGCTGCATCATAAGCACTTCCTTGATTGACAGAAAGATAAGCGCCCAATCCAAGCTCTTCACATTTCTTCCTGTTGAATACAGTATATTTTAATTCATATTTTTTTGCCAGATTTTTAAGGTAAGCACTTAAAATATCCGGTTTTTTAAGATTGGCAGGTTTGTTGAGCCAGTCCTGACATGCGGTCTGTCCGTTAATCAGAGCTTCTGTTTTCTGACTGATATGGTCTAATTTTTTCTGGCTTACATTTTCAAAATGCAGTTCAAATTTTGCGTTCCAGAAAGTGTTTTTTTTTTCAAAAGGATAATTGTAGGTTCCGGCTAAAAGTCCTTTTACAAATTCCTCAAATTGTTTTTCATTCATGAAATCTGCAAGAGCTAACGTAGGTACTGCCTGCAGTTTTTCTTTCTGTGTTTGTGAGAATTTAGCTGCAACCTGCTGGATTTCAAAATTTTGTAATGTGGATTTTCCTAATCCAATGAAATAGGTAATTCCTTCTTCATGAGCATTGATGAAAACTTCATACTTCTTACCCGTAAAAAAAGTAGCAATGTTTTTATTGAAATTTTTACTGGATTTTGTCCATTCTTCCTCTGTAAATAGGTGGAAGACCTGAGTGTAATTTTTGTTTTTTTTATTAATTAGTTTCATAAATAGATATTATATTTTTCTAAGATCATACACAATCACCTTCCCATTTGTTCTTGTCTTTCTGAAAATCTTCTTCAGCGATTTTGTAAGCTTAGTTTTTAATGCTTTGTTGTTGTGGTTTTACTTCTACAGGGTTTTCTGTATTGTCATAGAAAAGCCATTCAATGGCTCTTGGGAACTCCTGTGACCAGTAAAATTCATTATGGGTGCCTTCAGGGTTGATATTGGTTTTAAACTCAAAATCAAAAAGCTTTTTCTCTTCCCATCTTTTAAGATATTCTTCAAAAATATGAATTCTTTTGACCATTTTAGATCCTTCCTGGCCTCCTCCATAAAGATAAATTTTTGTTTTAAAAGGAACCCTGAAATTCATCATCGGAAAGTTGTTGTTAGGCTCTACCCAAAGAGAGGGTGAGAAGATCAATAATTTGGAATAGACTTCAGGATAAAGAAACCCGCTGTATATGCTGATCAGTGCTCCCAATGAACTGCCTCCGATTCCGGTATTGTCGCGGTCTTTTTTTGTTCTGTAGTTTTCATCTACAAAAGGTTTTAAAGTATCTGCAATAAAGCGGATATATTTTTTTCCCTCAGAGCCGTTGGCTACATGATCATTATCAAAAATATATTCTTTGATTCTTTCCTCGCTGCCATGCTCTATGGCAATGATGATAAGGTCACCACGGCCATATTCTGCAAGGATAGACAGTTTTTTGTCAATTTCCCAGTTTCCGAAGCCGCTTCCTTCATTGAATAAGTTCTGGGCGTCCTGAAGATATAAAACAGGATATCGCTTATCTGTTGTATGATAATCATAGGGAAGCAGTGCCCAGACTTTACGGTGGCGGTCAAGCTGCGGGATATAAAAATTTTCGGAAATCACTTCAGCAATGGGATAATATTCTTCTTTGAACGGCCCCCAGTTTAATCTCCATTTTTCTATCGTATCAGAAGTTTTGCCGGCAGATCTTTTTACTTTGCGGTTGGGAGTAATATTTCCATATTGGTCCAGTTCCACATTCTCCCAGCCTCCCTTTGTGAATTTATAATCAATTTCTTCTGGCAGAAGCTGATCTTCAATTTCTATAAAGTAATTGGAGGAGTCAGTTTGTTTAAGCTGGAAATTGTAGTCTTTGGGATTCCAGCTGTTGAAATTTCCGGTAATAAATACCGGCCTGTCGTCTTTTTCTTCGGTATAAAGTTCAAACCTCATCGTGTGTGTTTAATAATGTTGATGTTAAATTTATAAAAAAAGATTGTTTTGAAATCATAAAAATGTGAGGTAAAAAATGATATATTTGATAGAATGACAAAACACGAAATGATATTGATAATTATTTGATGAATAATTAATCGCTATTGTCAGTATTTTTCGTAGTTTCAGGGAAATTATAAATACAAACCGATCTTGATGAATTCTGTTAAAACCTACACGCTTTTCACCGATCATGATGTGTATCTTTTCAAAGAAGGTAGGCATTATAAGCTGTATGGTAAATTTGGAGCGCATTCTGCAGAAAAAGATGGCGTGAAGGGCGTGTACTTTTCAGTGTGGGCTCCTAATGCAAAGAAAGTTTCCGTGATCGGAAATTTTAATAACTGGAATCATAAAGATCATATTTTGTTTCCAAGATGGGATGGATCAGGAATTTGGGAAGGATTTATTGAAGGATTAACCTGGGGAACATTATACAAATATGCCATTGAAACACCAAGAGGTGAGATCCTGGAAAAAAGTGATCCTTACGCTGTAAGCTGGGAACAGAATATTCAGGCAGCTTCCTTGGTTTCTACCACCTGGTATGAATGGAATGATCAGGAATGGATGGATAACCGCTGGGAAAGGAACAGGCTTGAAGCTCCTATATCAGTGTACGAGCTGCACCTTGGTTCCTGGGTGAGGGAAGGTGATAATCCGGGCCAGTTTTTAAATTATCGGGATATTGCAGAAAAGCTGGTTCCCTATATCAGTGAAATGGGTTTTACGCACGTAGAATTTATGCCTGTGATGGAATATCCGTATGATCCCAGCTGGGGATACCAGATTACCGGTTTTTATGCAGCTACTTCACGTTTCGGCTCACCGCAGGATCTGATGTTTCTCATTGATGAACTTCATAAAAATAATATAGGCGTTATCCTGGATTGGGTTCCGTCTCATTTTCCGGGAGATGCTAATGGTCTTCACCGCTTTGATGGATCATATCTCTATGAACATGAAGATCCGAGAAAAGGGTTTCATCCCGATTGGAAGTCTCATATTTTCAATTACGGAAGAAATGAAGTCAAATCTTTTCTGATTTCAAATGCTATGTTCTGGCTGGACCGCTACCATGCTGACGGATTGCGTGTGGATGCAGTAACTTCAATGCTTCATCTGGATTATTCTAGAAATGAAGGAGAATGGGAACCGAATATCTATGGAACCAATGTAAATCTGGAAGCAAAAACCTTTCTGCAGGAATTTAATACTGCAGTTTATAAGGAATTCGGAAATAATATCATGACCATAGCAGAGGAAAGTTCAGATTTCCCTATGCTTACAAAACCTGTGCATGACGGAGGTGTAGGCTTTGGAATGAAATGGATGATGGGCTGGATGCATGATACTTTGGATTACTTCAAAGAAGATTTTGATAATCGTAAATTCCATCATCATAAGCTGACGTTTGCTTCTATGTATATGTATAATGAAAATTATATGATGCCTTTGTCGCACGATGAAGTCGTACACGGAAAAGCAAGTCTGATCTATAAAATGAAAGGTGATGAATGGCAGAAATTTGCCAATCTGCGTACCTTATATGTATACATGTATACCCATCCCGGGGCCAAACTGCTTTTCATGGGGGATGAATTCGGGCAGACGAGTGAATGGAACTTTACCCGAAGTCTCGACTGGCATTTGCTGAAATATCCTGTTCATAAAGGAATGCAGGAAATTGTTAAAGAACTGAATCACCTGTATACATCAGAATCTGTCTTTTATGAAAATCAGTTTGATAAACATGGTTTTGAGTGGGTAGAAGCCGATGACCTGGAAAACTCTGTGTATGTATACCTGAGAAAAGGAAAACGAAAAGATGATGTTGCTATGGTAGCTTTAAATCTGGCTCCAAAAGTACT of the Chryseobacterium viscerum genome contains:
- a CDS encoding ATP-grasp domain-containing protein, translating into MTKKVGILFGMEDTFPWAFIDKVNELGGGDIIAEPVTIDKLEQGADYGYAVIIDRISQDVPFYRAYLKNAALNGTYVINNPFWWSADEKFFNNALMSKLGIPLPKTVLLPSHERPDNTSETSFRNLKFPHDWEYIFNYVGFPAYMKPHDGGGWKNVYRVENPDDLWNKLGETEQLVMMVQEEIIFDDYYRVYCLGRKYVHIMPYEPRNAPHLRYATTHQTQGEELEKLLKTIHDYTITMNEALGYDFNTVEFAVRDGIPYAIDFCNPAPDADRNSVGEENFAWIIEHAAKLAVEKAKEYVPGKPNITWGTFVKDSIK
- a CDS encoding type 1 glutamine amidotransferase, which produces MKDIRIALLDMNNNHVNQGFRNIKEISEAFQQNSEENVVIKTFDVRFKDEMPEIGDFDIFISSGGPGNPHREGFAWEDRFAHFLDSVFEHNKYNEDKKYLFLICHSFQLASIHWNLGNICKRKSYSFGVMPVHKTDEGKEEFLFKNLQDPFYAVDSRAYQFIEPDHERFEELGMTIMAIEKFRPHINLERAVMAVRFSEEIFGTQFHPEANPESLIENLKDEKNREAMIENFGMEKYLETIDRIDDEDKIILTRHQILPRFLQFAKKNILKEAESLV
- a CDS encoding carboxylate-amine ligase encodes the protein MHQFTIGIEEEYQIIDVESRDLVSHVSKIIEGGKAVLSENLKHEMHESMIEMETGICQNIQEARAELTNLRRHLINIAHEQGLRVSGGGTHPFSHWSDNNITQGERYIKIVDDMGDVARENLIFGLHVHIGIPNREEGVRIQNVMRYFLPHVYALSTNSPFWIGRYTGFKSYRQEIFVKFPRTGIPSYFNSLAEFDSYVDLLVKTGTIDNAKKIWWDLRVHPFYPTIEFRICDMPLRIDETVCLAAIMQSLVAKIYKLHQQNLSFRSYRRLLLNENKWRASKSGIEAHLIDFGKEESVPYPHLLKELLEFIDDVVDDLGCRHEVEYAWKILENGTGADRQLQIFKETGDLTKVVDYMISETEYGITHGEPAS
- a CDS encoding ATP-grasp domain-containing protein, with translation MEKKTIVCISCYYKGYDFMDEMKNLGNKIILVTSENLKEKNWPWHAIDEVFYMPELKPSVWNLEHLIQGFSHLMKTRKVDAVVALDDYDVEKAALIRETFRIPGMGQTTHRYFRDKLAMRQKAKDSEISVPEFTAVFNDNEVNEFTDRVPAPWVLKPRSEASASGIKKITSKEQLYEALETLGEERHLFLLESFKPGDVYHVDSLTFNKKIVFTSASKYLAPPMQVSHEGGVFRSKTLGRYSEEFKALEEINARVLSNFGLINGATHTEFIRGKEDGKWYFLETSSRVGGAHIPDLVEASSGINIWREWAKIEDALLRGSDYSVSPPTGYYSGLIVALIKDKEPDYSSFECEEVVKFLPIDYHVGIVYKSGDASVVQERLDSAAEMIHADMLNILPPKSNKLSS
- a CDS encoding leucyl aminopeptidase family protein, encoding MKLINKKNKNYTQVFHLFTEEEWTKSSKNFNKNIATFFTGKKYEVFINAHEEGITYFIGLGKSTLQNFEIQQVAAKFSQTQKEKLQAVPTLALADFMNEKQFEEFVKGLLAGTYNYPFEKKNTFWNAKFELHFENVSQKKLDHISQKTEALINGQTACQDWLNKPANLKKPDILSAYLKNLAKKYELKYTVFNRKKCEELGLGAYLSVNQGSAYDAAFTILEYKTTVKNAKTFGLVGKCVLFDTGGISIKSSANLHYMKSDMGGATAVLGTLIYAAEMQLPVNIIAVLPITDNAVSEKALLPSDVITAYNGKTIEVLDTDAEGRLILADGLSYLSKNYKTDFLIDLATLTGSSVRMFGDTCAAMFSNNEELKNNLIKTGDQTNQRVWNLPLWDVWKDDIQSDVADMKNISMKPVGDCIIAAKFLEQFIENHPKWAHLDIAGVAFGSVGYAKEKAATGFGVQLLVNLIENYH
- a CDS encoding MepB family protein translates to MNLKTIEDQLFQPLGLSCSNIEEDLECREYSGFNCVVNSWNIKFRISKITPTKTGQFVTIWKRNKKGETAPFDITDNVDFYLVASFKDNLSGIFIFPKRILLEKGILSDGKKTGKRGIRVYPTWDKTESKQAQKTQDWQTQYFLEFSKDQDEVLQQARLLLKI
- a CDS encoding alpha/beta hydrolase; its protein translation is MRFELYTEEKDDRPVFITGNFNSWNPKDYNFQLKQTDSSNYFIEIEDQLLPEEIDYKFTKGGWENVELDQYGNITPNRKVKRSAGKTSDTIEKWRLNWGPFKEEYYPIAEVISENFYIPQLDRHRKVWALLPYDYHTTDKRYPVLYLQDAQNLFNEGSGFGNWEIDKKLSILAEYGRGDLIIIAIEHGSEERIKEYIFDNDHVANGSEGKKYIRFIADTLKPFVDENYRTKKDRDNTGIGGSSLGALISIYSGFLYPEVYSKLLIFSPSLWVEPNNNFPMMNFRVPFKTKIYLYGGGQEGSKMVKRIHIFEEYLKRWEEKKLFDFEFKTNINPEGTHNEFYWSQEFPRAIEWLFYDNTENPVEVKPQQQSIKN
- a CDS encoding alpha/beta hydrolase-fold protein, with the protein product MPHIEHTEYYSNILGTSLQVEVTGHYGHPIIMFPTSQGQYTQNHDFHLNGSINWFIEQGKVKLYNVQTIDSWSFYDDKISPQQRIRNYERYVQFLIKEFVPYIQKLHKTHRVAVAGASFGGYHAANFAFRFPDVVSHLFCLSGAFSIRNFMDGYSDEMVYFNCPREFVRNDDAWKYKHMHIVLSTSDQDICKDKNVEMAEILRLKGIDFWYDERKWIGHDWPLWRMVFPTFIGAFFS